A single genomic interval of uncultured Sunxiuqinia sp. harbors:
- a CDS encoding TonB-dependent receptor: protein MAKLTTLLILISFMQISARVSAQSEKLVLNVKNVSIFEVFEEIEDNSEYRFFYDNEQLDLTKKVSIGTKQKELANVLNELFKGTDLTYQVKDRLILVQSKNSNINNTQQENTVYGTVTDASGGALPGVTVVIKGTTKGTITNTDGNYSLPNVPDNATLVFSFIGMKSQELAVLGKTTINATLAEETVGLEEVVAIGYGTVKKSDLTGSVGSVESSTIAGTNIPDATQTLQGRVAGLNIEQNVGKPGGSFEVSIRGLSSINNSNAPLYVIDGIPTTSGLNDLNPEDIDKIDVLKDASATAIYGSRGANGVIIVTTKKGKVGKTVIAYDGYFGYRVPANLPDMMNGPQYVNWRTDYFKKQGKSTDRSNADFFTPAEWDIIDSGTYTDWINLILRNGVQTSNTLTISGGDDKGTFAMGIGQLKEQGTVPGQDFNRYNIRLNLDHNFTKKWKAGGNLYFTHSVQNEGSYETLRSTYRMPPIAHPYDENGQPVYQPYRQDYLSNPMFEYTKDGEIREHRRYRAFGNIYLQFEPIDGLTLRSQLAPQMIYKRDGYSYGLWAKNGGHGNSANTSAEYHTTDYFGYVWDNQLNYGKRIGKHNINFSLIQSAQYEQWQYSDQASRNLPFNSLWYNLDAVTLSDVKKSATNYQQATLSSFTGRLNYSYNDKYFFTATGRYDGSSRLAPGNKWAFFPSAALAWRISEEDFLKNSESISNLKLRLTYGVTGNDAVNIYGTQSNVSQNNYNYDGVLTSGYYKSGLANQNLTWEKTTEINLGVDYGFFRNRINGSIDVYKRDAKDLIMKRQLPQTSGWTSIWDNVGWISNTGIELGINTVNIQTKDLTWSTNIIFDTNKNEIVELYGQKKDDVGNRWFIGEPIEVNYDYQFDGIWQSSEATEAAKYDQEPGQVKVKDLNNDGVIDANDRKIIGQRTPKWSGSITNSLKYKNWDFSAYVYTRQGEQLFSTFVSSFMALSGNYNNVNVNYWTPDNPSNKYPEPGNTGNYFRNYRYQDVSFVRVGNISLGYSIPKSLLSRWNINKLRVYGSVTNPFTFTKYPGYDPEWADQNTWGEATGYASYLLGVNLEL from the coding sequence ATGGCTAAACTAACAACTTTACTGATTCTAATCAGTTTTATGCAGATTTCCGCCAGGGTTTCAGCCCAGTCAGAGAAGCTTGTTTTGAATGTAAAAAATGTTTCAATATTCGAAGTTTTCGAAGAAATTGAAGACAACAGCGAGTATCGATTTTTTTATGACAATGAACAGCTAGATTTAACGAAAAAAGTCTCGATAGGTACAAAACAGAAGGAATTGGCAAATGTATTAAACGAACTTTTTAAAGGAACAGATTTAACCTATCAGGTAAAAGATCGGTTGATCTTGGTGCAGTCTAAAAATTCAAATATCAATAATACCCAACAAGAAAATACTGTTTACGGAACTGTAACCGACGCCTCCGGAGGAGCGCTTCCTGGCGTTACAGTAGTAATAAAAGGAACCACAAAAGGAACCATTACCAACACCGATGGAAACTACTCGCTTCCCAATGTGCCAGACAATGCAACTCTTGTTTTCTCCTTCATTGGGATGAAATCGCAGGAGCTTGCCGTTTTAGGCAAGACGACGATTAATGCGACTTTGGCCGAAGAAACCGTTGGGTTGGAAGAAGTTGTTGCCATTGGATATGGCACAGTGAAGAAAAGTGACCTGACAGGTTCGGTCGGTTCGGTTGAATCAAGCACCATTGCTGGTACAAACATACCGGATGCTACACAAACCTTGCAGGGACGTGTAGCCGGTTTAAATATTGAACAGAATGTTGGAAAACCAGGAGGCTCCTTTGAGGTTTCAATTAGGGGACTAAGTTCAATCAACAACTCCAATGCCCCGCTTTACGTGATTGATGGAATTCCGACAACTTCTGGTCTGAACGACTTAAATCCAGAGGATATCGACAAGATCGATGTGCTAAAAGATGCTTCTGCAACAGCCATTTATGGATCACGTGGTGCAAACGGGGTCATTATCGTGACCACCAAGAAAGGTAAGGTTGGAAAAACAGTTATCGCCTACGATGGTTATTTTGGCTACCGCGTCCCGGCCAATTTGCCGGATATGATGAACGGGCCGCAGTATGTTAATTGGAGGACAGATTACTTTAAAAAACAAGGGAAGAGCACGGACCGGTCGAATGCTGATTTCTTTACACCTGCGGAATGGGATATCATCGATAGTGGAACCTATACCGATTGGATCAATCTCATTTTAAGAAATGGAGTACAAACCAGCAATACACTTACGATTTCAGGTGGTGATGACAAAGGGACCTTTGCAATGGGGATTGGTCAACTAAAAGAACAAGGTACAGTGCCCGGACAGGATTTCAACAGGTACAATATACGACTGAACCTCGACCACAATTTCACAAAGAAATGGAAAGCCGGTGGGAACCTTTATTTCACCCATAGTGTGCAAAACGAAGGGAGTTACGAAACGCTGAGATCCACCTATAGAATGCCACCGATCGCTCATCCCTATGATGAGAATGGTCAGCCTGTGTATCAGCCCTATAGACAGGACTATTTGTCAAACCCCATGTTTGAATATACAAAAGACGGTGAAATAAGGGAACATCGCCGTTACAGGGCTTTTGGTAACATCTATTTGCAATTTGAGCCAATCGATGGGTTGACTTTACGTTCTCAATTAGCTCCACAGATGATTTATAAGCGCGATGGCTATTCCTATGGGCTTTGGGCTAAAAATGGTGGACATGGGAACTCCGCCAATACGTCGGCTGAATATCATACGACAGACTATTTTGGCTATGTTTGGGATAACCAGTTGAATTATGGTAAAAGAATTGGCAAGCATAATATCAATTTTAGCTTGATCCAAAGTGCCCAATACGAACAGTGGCAGTACTCAGACCAGGCTTCAAGGAACCTTCCATTTAACAGCTTATGGTATAACCTCGATGCTGTTACTTTAAGTGATGTTAAGAAATCTGCAACTAACTATCAGCAAGCCACTTTATCTTCATTTACAGGGAGGTTGAATTATTCCTATAACGATAAATATTTTTTCACGGCAACAGGTCGTTATGATGGTTCTTCCCGGTTGGCACCCGGCAACAAATGGGCCTTTTTCCCATCGGCAGCTTTGGCTTGGCGAATATCGGAAGAAGACTTCCTGAAAAATTCGGAAAGCATCAGTAACCTGAAACTGCGATTGACTTATGGAGTTACCGGGAACGACGCTGTTAATATTTATGGCACCCAGTCAAACGTTTCACAAAACAATTACAATTATGACGGTGTCCTGACTTCCGGATACTATAAAAGTGGATTAGCTAATCAAAACCTAACCTGGGAAAAAACAACGGAAATAAATCTCGGAGTCGATTATGGTTTTTTCAGAAACCGGATCAATGGATCAATCGACGTTTACAAGCGCGATGCCAAAGACCTGATCATGAAAAGGCAGCTTCCCCAAACCAGCGGATGGACCAGCATTTGGGATAATGTTGGCTGGATTAGTAATACCGGTATTGAATTGGGAATCAATACGGTAAACATCCAAACAAAGGATCTGACCTGGAGCACCAACATTATTTTCGATACTAATAAAAACGAAATCGTGGAATTGTATGGCCAAAAAAAGGATGATGTGGGGAACAGATGGTTCATTGGCGAACCGATTGAGGTGAATTATGATTATCAATTTGATGGAATTTGGCAATCGAGTGAAGCCACCGAAGCCGCCAAATATGATCAAGAACCCGGTCAGGTGAAAGTGAAAGATTTGAACAATGATGGTGTCATTGATGCAAACGACCGGAAAATAATCGGCCAACGCACCCCCAAATGGAGCGGCAGTATCACCAATAGTTTAAAGTATAAAAACTGGGATTTTTCGGCCTATGTTTATACCCGGCAGGGAGAACAATTATTCAGCACCTTTGTATCTTCCTTTATGGCTCTTAGTGGGAATTATAATAACGTAAATGTTAACTATTGGACGCCCGATAACCCTTCAAATAAGTACCCTGAACCTGGTAATACTGGTAATTATTTCAGGAATTATAGGTATCAGGATGTTTCATTTGTCAGGGTAGGTAATATTTCGTTAGGCTATTCCATTCCAAAGAGCTTGTTGAGCCGTTGGAACATAAACAAACTTCGCGTTTACGGTTCCGTTACCAATCCGTTTACATTCACAAAGTATCCGGGATACGATCCGGAATGGGCAGACCAGAATACTTGGGGAGAGGCTACTGGATATGCAAGTTATTTATTAGGTGTTAATCTCGAACTTTAA
- a CDS encoding IS3 family transposase, with protein MERMCRVLNVSRSSYYRWFSRGPSKRAVERSLFADLIKKEFDASHATYGSTRITERLKRKHYKISRRRVAKVMRENGLVSKYKKKFKVTTDSTHNCPVCRNLLDRNFRSNRLNQAWVSDITYIKTQKGWLYLTTIMDLYDRQITGWSLSTSLYTQKTIIPAWRMAIGKRKMTQSVLFHSDRGIQYASREFRKLLKTNSFISQSMSRKASC; from the coding sequence ATCGAAAGGATGTGTAGGGTTTTAAACGTAAGTAGGAGTAGTTATTACCGGTGGTTTAGCCGAGGTCCTTCTAAGCGAGCTGTGGAGCGTAGTTTGTTTGCAGATTTAATTAAGAAGGAATTTGATGCAAGTCATGCTACTTATGGATCTACCCGCATTACAGAGCGGTTGAAACGCAAACACTATAAAATCTCAAGACGCAGGGTCGCCAAAGTCATGAGAGAAAATGGGTTGGTCAGTAAATACAAAAAGAAGTTTAAAGTCACTACCGACAGTACTCATAATTGTCCGGTATGTAGAAATTTATTGGACCGCAACTTTAGATCAAATAGATTAAACCAAGCCTGGGTATCAGATATTACCTATATCAAAACTCAAAAAGGATGGTTGTATTTAACCACTATCATGGATTTATACGATAGGCAAATCACCGGATGGTCATTAAGTACAAGTTTATATACTCAGAAAACTATCATTCCGGCCTGGAGAATGGCTATAGGGAAAAGAAAAATGACACAATCGGTACTTTTCCATTCTGATAGGGGGATACAATATGCTTCCAGGGAATTTAGAAAGCTATTAAAGACCAATTCTTTCATCTCTCAATCGATGAGTAGGAAAGCCAGTTGCTGA
- a CDS encoding RNA polymerase sigma-70 factor, protein METNQNIKKLLKKISFEEDERSFKHLFDLFAGRLYQFSFSFVKSKSVAEEVVSDVFLKVWINRSELVNIQNIKAYLFKSTYNTSLNYLDEMKRKNAVSLDDLEVDLGVDLICPETELINKELKSIIEQSIEDLPPRCKMIYKLAKVEQMKYRDIGELLDISVKTINHQLSIALKKIGETIKSYLNEKGDSSGFMVLFQLFLLPD, encoded by the coding sequence TTGGAAACAAATCAGAACATTAAAAAACTACTAAAAAAAATCTCCTTTGAAGAAGATGAACGTTCTTTTAAACATCTGTTTGATTTATTTGCCGGGCGTCTGTACCAGTTTTCATTTTCTTTTGTAAAAAGCAAATCGGTGGCAGAAGAAGTTGTATCCGATGTGTTTTTAAAGGTCTGGATCAATCGATCGGAGCTAGTGAATATTCAAAATATCAAAGCATATCTTTTTAAATCGACTTACAACACCTCACTCAATTATCTCGATGAAATGAAAAGGAAAAATGCAGTTTCATTGGACGACTTGGAGGTTGATTTGGGAGTTGACCTCATTTGCCCCGAAACTGAATTGATCAACAAAGAATTAAAATCTATTATTGAACAATCGATCGAAGATTTACCTCCCCGTTGTAAAATGATATATAAACTGGCTAAGGTAGAGCAAATGAAATATAGGGATATAGGTGAGTTGCTCGATATTTCTGTAAAAACCATTAACCACCAGTTGTCAATTGCGCTCAAAAAAATTGGAGAGACAATAAAAAGTTACCTTAATGAAAAAGGAGATAGTTCTGGTTTTATGGTACTTTTCCAACTGTTCTTACTTCCAGATTAA
- a CDS encoding RagB/SusD family nutrient uptake outer membrane protein, with translation MKSLTKYSLISLFLVLAFSCQDFLVEDNKSNITAENYFTSSSGYEALVNAAYETLRSDLGSAGGNRGYPFLFCSGVDIYNRGESQLVGGTYEGRDIVSSELNEYGSLDAQNGAVADFYTDMYKAIQTCNTAVSRAGNVSEMSESLKTQRLAEVRFLRAYYYYLLVEQFGDVPLVTDEIMGAVTHFDRTPEEDVYKFIITELEASVGSLPAVSDEFGRVTKGAANHLLALVYLTRGYKSYAGSDDFSTAASLADGVITSGNYSLQSTFSDVFARDNETNNEIIFSIQYDYGSGLDGSFQSRQFGWLLNDKEQGFAYGDLAYPLQYPQFTPSQFLYGLYNTNIDSRYDATFNSEYYATADVPHLGIKKGDLRVYFPKPDQPFTTADSLAFMAEHPVADIYTLPRWKPDIEGLGGSGKFPMIWKFHDPKTTDPYISTRDIVLLRLAETYLIAAEAYYKSGDNQKAADRINAVRERAALPGKKADMDIQASDVNIDFILDERARELAGEYHRWYDLKRTEKLIERTLKYNLLAKRANKLDEHNLVRPIPQSVIDRDSGEFPQNTGY, from the coding sequence ATGAAATCATTAACGAAATATAGTTTAATCAGTTTGTTCCTCGTGCTAGCTTTTTCGTGCCAGGACTTTCTGGTAGAAGACAACAAAAGCAACATTACGGCGGAGAATTATTTTACAAGCTCATCTGGGTATGAAGCTTTGGTTAACGCTGCCTATGAGACTTTGCGGAGTGATCTCGGAAGCGCCGGAGGCAACCGGGGATATCCTTTTTTGTTCTGTTCTGGTGTAGATATTTACAACAGGGGAGAAAGCCAATTAGTTGGCGGTACTTATGAAGGCCGTGACATTGTTAGCTCAGAGCTAAATGAGTATGGCTCCCTGGATGCTCAGAATGGAGCTGTTGCCGATTTCTATACAGATATGTATAAAGCAATACAAACTTGTAATACTGCTGTTTCAAGAGCCGGTAATGTCTCCGAAATGAGTGAATCATTGAAAACACAACGTCTTGCTGAGGTAAGGTTCTTAAGAGCTTATTATTATTACCTATTGGTTGAACAATTTGGCGATGTACCACTTGTTACCGATGAAATTATGGGTGCTGTTACCCACTTTGACAGGACACCGGAAGAAGATGTTTATAAATTCATCATCACCGAACTGGAAGCTTCGGTGGGCAGCCTTCCTGCAGTTTCCGACGAATTTGGGCGCGTTACCAAAGGGGCGGCCAACCACTTACTGGCCCTGGTGTATCTGACACGAGGATACAAGTCTTATGCTGGATCCGATGATTTCTCCACGGCGGCTTCACTGGCCGATGGCGTGATAACCAGTGGTAATTATTCACTGCAAAGCACGTTTAGCGACGTTTTTGCCCGGGACAATGAAACCAACAATGAAATCATTTTTTCCATCCAATATGATTATGGCTCCGGCCTTGATGGAAGTTTCCAAAGCAGGCAATTCGGTTGGTTGTTGAACGATAAAGAACAAGGTTTTGCGTATGGAGATTTAGCTTATCCGCTGCAATACCCACAATTTACGCCAAGCCAGTTTTTGTACGGGCTATATAATACCAATATCGATAGTCGTTATGATGCTACCTTTAATAGTGAATATTACGCGACAGCGGATGTTCCTCATTTAGGGATAAAAAAGGGTGATTTACGCGTTTATTTTCCCAAGCCAGATCAACCGTTCACTACAGCCGACTCATTGGCATTTATGGCAGAACATCCGGTAGCGGATATTTACACACTCCCTCGATGGAAACCGGATATTGAAGGTTTAGGTGGCTCTGGTAAATTTCCAATGATCTGGAAATTTCATGATCCAAAAACAACCGACCCTTATATCTCCACCCGCGACATCGTGCTGTTACGTTTGGCAGAAACCTACCTGATCGCCGCGGAAGCTTATTATAAATCGGGCGACAACCAGAAGGCCGCCGACCGGATTAATGCGGTACGGGAAAGGGCAGCACTTCCCGGGAAAAAGGCAGACATGGATATCCAGGCATCGGATGTCAATATTGATTTTATCCTGGATGAACGGGCCCGCGAACTGGCCGGTGAATACCACCGCTGGTACGACCTGAAACGGACAGAAAAGTTGATTGAACGCACCCTGAAGTACAATCTCCTAGCCAAAAGGGCCAACAAGCTTGACGAACACAACCTGGTTAGGCCGATCCCTCAATCGGTGATCGACCGCGACTCCGGAGAATTCCCGCAGAATACGGGGTATTAA
- the hxpB gene encoding hexitol phosphatase HxpB — translation MIQKTGNEIKAIIFDMDGVIIDSCNLWKQAEYEVFSSVGVKLSDELCKVTENMTTSEVTRFWFERSPWQGKSLAEIEKAVIKRVAGLVEEEGKAIDGIGELIRELKLKGYKIGLATNSPSALIPVVLEKLALKHYFDAVSSAEHEPEGKPDPSVYLSVIKKLGMKPGNCVAVEDSLSGLLAAKKAGMKTIALTKDNTDFRDRAIIDYAITCYQEFDFSLLI, via the coding sequence ATGATTCAAAAAACAGGGAATGAGATAAAAGCCATTATATTCGATATGGATGGGGTGATCATTGATTCCTGCAACTTATGGAAGCAGGCTGAATATGAAGTTTTTTCGTCAGTGGGTGTGAAATTGTCGGATGAACTGTGTAAAGTTACAGAAAACATGACCACAAGCGAAGTAACCCGGTTCTGGTTTGAGAGGAGCCCCTGGCAAGGCAAATCGTTAGCTGAAATCGAAAAAGCTGTTATAAAACGTGTAGCCGGCTTGGTTGAAGAGGAGGGAAAAGCCATTGATGGAATCGGGGAATTGATAAGAGAACTAAAATTAAAAGGATATAAAATCGGCTTAGCAACAAATTCGCCATCGGCACTGATTCCGGTTGTGTTGGAAAAACTGGCACTGAAACATTATTTCGATGCGGTTTCTTCGGCGGAGCATGAACCGGAGGGCAAACCGGATCCGTCGGTCTATCTCAGCGTCATTAAGAAGCTGGGGATGAAGCCTGGGAACTGTGTCGCCGTTGAAGACTCTTTATCCGGCTTGCTGGCAGCCAAAAAGGCCGGAATGAAAACGATCGCCCTTACAAAAGATAATACTGATTTCCGGGATCGAGCAATCATCGATTATGCAATCACTTGTTATCAAGAATTTGACTTTTCGCTGTTGATTTAG
- a CDS encoding FecR domain-containing protein: MDKEKVWENIANKVAGEVNETDEQVFQEWIASDPVNKKVFDRLLQVWQYNPKQIHDNSAIYRKYLQRKHQFGKQKIVTPFVYYALRISAIFFFLITTTFVIQAILTSLNKEIVYQEIAVPKGSRSHFNLPDGTKVWLSNNSSIRYPSEFRGDFRELEMEGEAYFDVKHNSKKPFIVNIGNNRIKVLGTQFSVTAYPDDNIVRADLVKGSIQFDIANSKNGFNSYIIKPSHSLVLDRSSGKLYESMVPDGFYDYWQEGIYQFRNEPLEDLAVKIDRIYNTQIVFENETLKTKRFSGTISINDNIFTFIEAIKSTSVEPIIYHYEKNKLYINFKE, translated from the coding sequence ATGGACAAGGAAAAGGTTTGGGAAAATATAGCTAACAAGGTTGCTGGGGAAGTAAATGAAACTGATGAACAAGTGTTTCAGGAATGGATAGCCAGCGATCCTGTAAATAAAAAGGTTTTCGACCGCCTGTTACAAGTCTGGCAATACAATCCCAAACAAATTCACGATAATTCAGCCATTTACCGGAAATATCTTCAACGGAAACATCAGTTTGGTAAACAAAAAATAGTAACTCCTTTTGTTTACTACGCTTTGCGCATATCAGCGATATTCTTTTTTCTAATTACAACTACTTTTGTCATTCAAGCCATTTTAACATCCTTAAACAAAGAAATTGTATATCAGGAGATAGCCGTCCCAAAAGGGAGTCGTTCGCATTTTAATTTGCCCGATGGAACTAAAGTTTGGTTATCAAATAATTCGAGCATACGATACCCTTCTGAATTTAGAGGAGATTTCCGAGAACTTGAAATGGAAGGGGAAGCCTATTTTGATGTAAAACACAATAGCAAAAAACCTTTCATTGTTAATATAGGCAACAACAGAATTAAAGTATTGGGTACCCAATTTTCTGTAACAGCTTACCCCGATGATAATATTGTACGTGCCGATCTGGTAAAAGGAAGTATTCAATTTGATATAGCAAATAGTAAAAATGGTTTTAACTCTTATATCATAAAACCATCGCATAGTCTAGTTTTAGATAGATCATCCGGGAAGCTTTATGAATCAATGGTCCCGGATGGCTTTTATGATTATTGGCAGGAAGGAATTTATCAATTTAGAAATGAACCGTTGGAAGATTTGGCTGTGAAAATAGACAGGATTTACAATACGCAGATAGTATTCGAAAATGAAACCCTTAAAACAAAACGGTTTAGCGGAACAATAAGCATCAATGACAACATCTTTACTTTTATTGAAGCGATAAAAAGCACTTCAGTAGAACCAATAATCTATCATTACGAAAAAAACAAACTGTATATAAACTTTAAAGAATAA
- a CDS encoding 2-dehydropantoate 2-reductase — protein sequence MKNNKIYIIGSGAIGKALAVFLQHEKKNVVLVRGSVDNLPDEETLITVTNQDHQKFQQKITTTTFSNLTDINGVVLIATKTFANAKLAQILNDKKGSFSIILLQNGLNIERPFASFEEVYRCVLFSTSQIQSENEIAFKTVAASPIGKIQQHNSNQDELIDHIDTPYFSFESVPDISKHVWIKVVINCAFNSICPLLEIDNGIFYRNSEAVKLASIIIGECVALAGKYEVELDQKEIEGKLVLISRRSDGQLISTYEDIRNKRRTEIESLNLEISRLANEIGMPELVTNTRLLGEMIGLKSQIKVD from the coding sequence ATGAAAAATAATAAAATCTACATCATTGGTTCAGGAGCAATTGGAAAGGCGTTGGCTGTTTTTCTACAACATGAAAAAAAGAATGTTGTTCTGGTCAGGGGAAGTGTGGATAACCTACCTGATGAAGAAACCCTGATAACAGTAACAAATCAGGATCATCAGAAATTTCAGCAGAAAATAACGACTACTACCTTTAGTAATTTGACCGATATTAATGGTGTTGTATTGATTGCGACCAAAACATTTGCCAATGCTAAACTAGCCCAAATACTAAACGATAAAAAAGGCAGTTTTTCAATTATCTTGCTTCAAAATGGTCTTAACATAGAACGCCCTTTTGCCTCTTTTGAAGAGGTATATCGCTGTGTCCTGTTTTCAACAAGCCAGATCCAAAGCGAAAATGAGATTGCATTTAAAACGGTTGCGGCTTCTCCAATCGGAAAAATACAGCAACATAATTCTAATCAGGATGAGCTAATAGACCATATTGATACACCTTATTTTAGCTTTGAAAGTGTTCCCGATATTTCGAAGCACGTTTGGATTAAAGTGGTCATAAATTGTGCCTTCAATTCGATTTGTCCACTACTTGAAATTGATAACGGGATTTTTTATAGAAATTCAGAAGCCGTAAAACTGGCGAGCATCATCATCGGAGAATGTGTAGCTTTGGCCGGTAAATATGAAGTTGAACTCGACCAAAAAGAGATTGAAGGTAAATTGGTGCTGATAAGCAGGCGGTCAGATGGGCAGCTTATTTCTACTTATGAGGATATTCGAAATAAAAGGAGAACAGAAATAGAAAGTTTAAACCTTGAGATTTCGAGGCTTGCCAATGAAATCGGAATGCCTGAACTGGTAACGAATACCAGGCTATTAGGTGAAATGATTGGTTTGAAGTCCCAAATTAAAGTTGACTAA